The Sphingomonas sinipercae genome contains a region encoding:
- a CDS encoding YaiI/YqxD family protein, translated as MSAAVRILVDADACPVKDEVYKVAWRRGVPVAVVSNQRIRVPDHPLIERIVVSDAFDAADDWIAGQADVRAVVITGDILLADRCLKKGATVIAHNGKPFTGASIGGAIATRAIMADLRVAADGITGGPAPFAKADRSRFLQALDTALERLRR; from the coding sequence ATGAGCGCTGCCGTCCGCATCCTGGTCGACGCCGACGCCTGCCCCGTAAAGGACGAGGTCTACAAGGTGGCGTGGCGGCGCGGCGTGCCGGTGGCCGTGGTCAGCAACCAACGCATCCGCGTGCCCGATCACCCGCTGATTGAGCGGATCGTGGTGTCGGACGCCTTCGATGCCGCCGACGACTGGATCGCCGGGCAGGCCGACGTCCGCGCAGTGGTGATAACTGGCGACATCCTGCTTGCCGACCGCTGCCTGAAAAAAGGCGCGACGGTGATCGCCCACAACGGCAAGCCCTTCACCGGCGCCAGCATTGGCGGCGCCATCGCCACCCGGGCGATCATGGCCGATCTTCGGGTCGCGGCCGACGGCATCACCGGCGGACCTGCGCCGTTCGCAAAGGCCGACCGGTCGCGGTTCCTGCAGGCGCTCGACACGGCGCTGGAGCGGCTGCGCCGGTAA